Below is a window of Carassius gibelio isolate Cgi1373 ecotype wild population from Czech Republic chromosome B23, carGib1.2-hapl.c, whole genome shotgun sequence DNA.
AGCTTTGATTAATATTAACATACATTGTTGGATTGTTCTAAGACAAGTATTGCACTCGATTCGAACTGATTTTGAATGTACGTGAACTGCTGATCAGtccagcattgtttttttttttttgtaaactttacAAACATTCTAAGTTATAGTTTTACATTAAACGTTAGCATACATTATATTATACGTTAAATTATAGCGTTATGGAAGGGCTCGCGTCGTACAGTAGGCTACTTAaccttttttttaactgtaaaaataattaatatttggtAGTGTGGTTGCACAACTCATTTTGAGTCACTAGGTGTCGATGTTGAATAACTTTAAAATGCTGTTCTTAAATTCTTGAAATCTTTAAACAATCAACAGccgtattatattatattatattatattatattatattatattatgttatgttatgttatgttatgttatattatattatattatattatatttaataaagaagtatttaataaaatgaactCACCCCAGtcaatccaagatgtagatgagttcgaTTCTTCattaaatttggagaaatgtagcattgcatcacttgctcagcgatggatcctctgcagtgaatgggtgccgtcagaatgagtccaaacagatgataaaagcatcacagtaatccagaagtaatccacaccacttcagtccatcagttaacatcttgtgaagtcaaaagctgcatgtttgtaagatacaatcttctgttgtcctctcacatcaaaatccaccaacatatttgtttggaACTGTATTGAACCGTTTTGCTGGTAAACTCTCCTTGATCTTGAATCTACTACTAATTACTATGACTGCCCTTACTACCACAACTGCACCACTCCTCCTCCTCCTactgtgtttttatataaataaataattctctcTATTACTCTGTAGTACTCTCTAGTAGTTCATTACATGCAATCAGTCATCCTTTTAAGTGCAGACGTAGTAAGCCACTAAATGTAATGTCTTCTTTAATACTAACCAATGAATACAATgatgaagtgtttttttcttcttcttaacaCAGCAGGTTTAATGGAGATGACGTGTTTTTAATTCTGTATCAGAAGAGCTGGTATTATAATTTGAGGGGTGATCAGCACAGCAATCCTGtgtaatttacatttatggaaaaaaatctaatttacacAAGGACACATGTACATTTGATTATCATTAAGAAGACTTAAAGGAAGCAGAAAGGTAAAACAGAGACCCAAGGACAAGTGTGAGACAGAGTCCCATTATTGACGTCACGGTGTCCCTTGACTCACCAGTGATTCAGAGCTGCTGCAGATTGGCTCTAATGGCTTCATTTGGCTTTCAGAGCATAATTGGTGTTCACGGTCACATATAGTCAAAAAGCTTCATACAGTTTAACAAGCAGAGACCCTGTATGATTATGATCATAACCCTAAATCTGATCTAGGGATAACTAGAATGAAAGGAAACAGGAAGTACATCAGAGGGCTGCTGAACATCTGTTTAAGCTcttgtttattatataattttgtattattgcTATATACGTGAACTCTAAAATAAAAGAACATAGTAGTTTGTATGGCATAAATGTATGGTCATAGTatggcataaatatatatatatatatatccatccatccatcttttattttttattatttaacagggACATTGCTCATTAATcaacagtaaaatactgtaaataagcCAATATTAGCCCCAATTTTCATCTGTTGCCAGATTTTAAAAAACAGTAAATTATCacataaatatacaattacaTCTGCTATTACATACAgtgggggaagtcatggcctaatggttagagggttggactcccaattgaagggttgtgggttctagtctcagccggacggaattgtagctgggggtagtgcatgaacagttctctctccaccttcaataccacgacttaggtgcccttgagcaaggcatcgaacccccaactgctccccgggcgccgcagcataagaaatggctgcccactgctctgggtgtgcgctcacagtgtgtgtgtgtgtgtgtgtgtgtgtgttcactgctctgtgtgtgtgcatttcggatgggttaaatgcagagcacaaattctgagtatgggtcaccatacttggctgaatgtcacttcactttagcACTAAGGGTAATAATGTCAGTAtcataaagagagagaaaaaaaggaattTAAACATGATTACAAATATGACTTCCTTTGAACAatttctttaatttatatttaaatattgaattatttGTAGAGTATTCCAATAATTAATGGCTCTAACTGAAAAGACTGACCGTACAAATGTTGTACGCCTAAACTGTACAGCACATTCTCCTCTACTAGTTGCTCTTGTTCTGCATTATAAACTGGCATAGTGGGGGAGGTGCATAACCATTTAAAGATTCAGCTGATATTAAAACTGTTCTGCTTGCTTGTGACCAACTAGTAAAACGATATGTAATATTAGAAAAAAATCATAGAGTGCATAAAAGGTTTTGCTGCTTCTACTGTAAAGCATGGTCTTATATGCCTGAAGTTAGCcaaattgaatttaataattgTGGCTGCCTTTTTGGAATGCTTTTCAAATGTCAATTAGGAAtctaaaattacttttaattatttagaaTCTGAAACAACCTTGAGCTTTTCTCCTTTAACAAATACATCAGGGTGAGGAGTCACTGTTGGGTTTAGTgagaaatacatacacatacaaacgGTTTTGCTTACATTCACACTAGCAGCAAGTCATTAATATACAAACTAAACAAGATAATTGATCCCTGAGGAACTCCAATATTACAATTTCGGTACATTGATTGACTGTTACCAAGACACACACTCTGCTTCCTATTTGCTAAATAATAAGTCATCCATTTAATAgtttcaacagaaacatttaaaagTGTGAGCTTTGAAAGAAGTACCTCATGGTTCACAGTGTTGAATGCCTTCTTAAGATCCAAAAACACTGCTCCTACTACACCACCAAGTTTAGATAGCAATGAGCAGTTTCATTGAAATGCTTAGAGCCAAATCCAAATTGCATTGAATATAAAGTGGTATGTCCCTCATTTAAGTGAGAAATCTGCTGTTTTGCTATCCATTTCTCAGCCACTTTGGCAACTGTAGGCAATATACAAATATTGCTACTAGTgtaattgcatcatataataattactgttaataatgttcatcgtctggttgacaacgtcttgtattaatttttctgaaaaatcctgtcatatgcacacaaactgacagttacCACTTataataagctactactaaacattgtagaaacatatttttctgtaaagttgtttcttaatgatttgtattgtaaaaagcactttacaaataaacttgaattgaattgaatatactAATCAGTCTAGAGTTTACTACATTTGTTTGGTCACCACCCTTAAAAATTGGCATCACTATGGCTGACTTCCAAGCATCTGGGTAAATGCCTTGCATAATTGAGAGGTTAATTAAATGAGTAATAGGAGAGGCTAAAATATCCTTATGTCTTTAAAAATGCCGTATCTAATCCTTATGCATCCTTCGCTTTTGAGGCTCTAATAacttataatatttatttcagatatttcacattttacacGCATATTGCACACAATATCTTTAGATGAAAAGCTTTTAGACAGTTccaaagaaaaattaaattaattttatatatatatatatatatatatatatatatatatatatatatatatatatatatatatatatatatatatatatgtatatatgtatattatatatatatatatatatatatatatatatttactaaccTTTCCTGATCCTGAATtgaaaattctatttattttaagttcTATTTCACTTTGTTTGTGGTCACCATTTCTTCCAATCAATTAAGATTTTTCCAAATCATCTTCCCATCACCCCTCAACATCATCAGTTATTCTaataatctatctatccatccatccatccatccatcgtcatATATAGTGTATGATGTTCTTGATGTTACTGTGCTGTGTTTGTAGGTATCACTGGTAGTGAATGTGGCCAGCGAGTGCGGTTACACTGACGAGCATTACAAAGACCTTCAGCAGCTGCAAAAAGACTTTGGtccatttcattttaatgttctGGCCTTCCCCTGCAACCAGTTTGGCCAGCAGGAGCCCGGCAGCGATAAAGAGATCGACAGCTTCGTACGCCGGGTCTACGGGGTTTCCTTTCCCATCTTCAGCAAGATCGCTGTGGTTGGAATAGGGGCCAATAATGCTTACAAATACCTCGTGGGTGAGTGGAATAAGCTTGTTCGTGAgatcccagctaacaaaaataataTGTCCTTTTTATGAAGGCCCTGTTTACACTAgtgaatttttgttttaaaacgcTTAACTTTTTGCTACTGTTAGGCCTATTGTTTACACTACTCTGGCTTTCCAACACTTGAAAACTGAGACTTTTGAAAATGCTACAGTTTTTCCTTcttccgtttaaaaaaaaaattaatgtccaCATGACAACGCAAAAGCATGCTAtgaagcactgtcaagagcatgccaagccaacagatggcgatataatctcaaccgtaaagccatgttggccaatcagaagactgaaattttttttttttttttttttttttttttttatgatgtttgGAGAATGTTATTAAAGACCAGATTAAACGAACATTCTATTAACAAAAACCTGAAGAACATTAATTCATAACTTTGACAGAACCTTGCCAGGACGTTTCCTGTTTGCTAGGGTTTACAGTGGTAtcaaaaactatttaaacatttaaatcacgcttcaaaatgtctgaatgtcattgcattagatacaaaatatcaaatcaaGTGTTTCCACTCAAGTATCCACAAATGGTTCATCTGCAATATCTCGTCCTTTTGTGATGTAAAAACAAAGTGCTTGACGAGGCATTTCATTTCCACACAAGGTCACAGTCTAGTGGCTAATTAACTTGACATGTTGCCGTCTCATCTATCACACTCTCTTCTAATTTCAGAGGCGTCTAAGAAAGAGCCGACCTGGAACTTCTGGAAGTACCTCATCGACACTGATGGCAAAGTTGTAGACGCGTGGGGTCCTGACGTCTCCGTCAAAGAAATTCGCCCACGGATAGCGGATATGGTTCGGAAGCTGATCATTAAGAGGAAAGAGGAGCTTTAGTCCTTTGAATCATCTTCAGCTCTGAAAACTGTAGACACTCAGACCTCAGAAACAGATCTCTTTGAAGAAACACATGCTAATTTAGGCCTATTCAAAGCACGAAGTGTGGGATTACACCAGCGCAACCCACTCTAAATGATCATATAGTCTCTCATCCGCTTCTTCAACTTCGTTACATAAGTTTGTTTTCTTTCCACGTTTGTAAAGAGAAGCACTGAGAACTTGAGTAATAAAAGACCACTTTTATTAATATACACCATAATAAACACTTCATGCTTAATAACATAGCATATGCCATATGATATAGAGCTACACAAAATAATGCAACATGAGCAATGTGAACTGGTTCTggagttgaaatgtttttatactCCTGCTATCATTTTTGTTTCTGTGATCTGTCTAAAATCTGCTTTGACCTTCTCATGTTTTAGTTTGGTGGCTCCATTA
It encodes the following:
- the gpx7 gene encoding glutathione peroxidase 7 — encoded protein: MGTILRALTLLTLSCLAEAKQKDFYSFKVVNSRGRLVSLEKYRGSVSLVVNVASECGYTDEHYKDLQQLQKDFGPFHFNVLAFPCNQFGQQEPGSDKEIDSFVRRVYGVSFPIFSKIAVVGIGANNAYKYLVEASKKEPTWNFWKYLIDTDGKVVDAWGPDVSVKEIRPRIADMVRKLIIKRKEEL